From Sporosarcina sp. 6E9, a single genomic window includes:
- a CDS encoding DUF948 domain-containing protein — translation MDLLLYASALIAALSLLLIAIFVVITLKSAKQTMGEVSETLKRVENKIGGITKQSEQLLEKTNKIANDAEVKMANFETLSTTAKDLSKTTNHMNQSFRQISDQVATPPKKYSELMQQTNAITEVAARLYYGFKREKEKRR, via the coding sequence ATGGATTTATTATTGTACGCAAGCGCGCTCATCGCCGCTCTCTCTTTATTATTAATCGCAATTTTTGTCGTGATTACTTTAAAAAGCGCTAAGCAAACGATGGGCGAAGTATCTGAAACATTAAAGCGAGTAGAAAATAAAATTGGCGGGATTACCAAACAGTCAGAACAACTACTTGAAAAAACCAACAAAATTGCTAATGATGCAGAAGTCAAAATGGCAAACTTTGAAACACTATCGACTACGGCAAAAGATTTAAGCAAAACAACAAATCATATGAACCAATCATTTAGACAGATTTCGGATCAGGTTGCAACCCCACCGAAAAAGTATTCAGAGCTCATGCAACAAACGAATGCGATTACCGAAGTAGCAGCGCGTCTGTATTATGGATTTAAACGCGAAAAAGAAAAGAGGCGATAA
- a CDS encoding glycerol-3-phosphate acyltransferase → MWVWLTIILSGGYLLGCLHGARIAQLISGVNLKTEGVKNFGASNATIVLGKKYGALVAAVDIGKGVLAVVFAGTIAFHTNLSDENSFVIVFAAGATVVLGHTFPFYMNFNGGKGTATVIGILFGIDWRFGLIAFVIFVAVALVTDYLVYGVLMLYVSLFIFAIWFPSGVWPAIIAFALFAVAVLKHVENIQRMKRGEESRISAVFKKGQK, encoded by the coding sequence ATGTGGGTTTGGCTCACTATTATTTTAAGTGGGGGTTATTTACTAGGATGTCTGCATGGAGCTCGCATTGCCCAGCTTATTTCTGGCGTTAATCTGAAAACTGAAGGCGTTAAAAACTTTGGTGCATCAAATGCAACAATTGTACTTGGAAAGAAGTACGGCGCCCTTGTTGCGGCAGTTGATATTGGAAAAGGCGTACTTGCAGTAGTTTTCGCTGGTACGATTGCATTTCATACTAATTTATCTGATGAAAATAGCTTTGTCATAGTTTTTGCCGCAGGGGCCACGGTCGTTCTAGGTCATACTTTTCCGTTTTATATGAATTTTAATGGAGGCAAAGGAACTGCAACGGTCATTGGCATCTTATTCGGGATTGATTGGCGTTTCGGTTTAATCGCTTTTGTTATCTTTGTTGCTGTCGCACTAGTAACAGACTATCTCGTATACGGTGTTTTGATGCTTTATGTTTCATTATTTATTTTCGCGATTTGGTTTCCATCCGGAGTCTGGCCCGCAATTATCGCATTTGCTTTATTCGCCGTTGCCGTTCTTAAACATGTAGAGAATATACAACGGATGAAGCGTGGCGAAGAAAGTCGAATCTCTGCTGTTTTCAAAAAGGGACAGAAATAA
- a CDS encoding arylamine N-acetyltransferase, which yields MDIKLYLKRFHAGSFTEVSLQNLSELQNSHLQHIPFENLDVIRNRPIYLNLKTIYEKIVYQHRGGYCYEVNGLFHALLCDLGYDAHLVSATVLRQTGKWAKADTHVAILVNLEDEPYLVDVGFGAATPRLPIPLNGDKKTDVTATYSISKFDDGLFDLVYEVDNEKRILYRFNNEPKNLLDFHEGCIFNQVSKDSTFTHQDIVTKATPTGRVTLTNHTVTIIENDQREKVNLSESEKLQALKDLFNIQL from the coding sequence ATGGATATTAAACTTTACTTAAAAAGGTTTCATGCAGGTTCTTTTACAGAAGTTTCACTTCAAAATTTAAGTGAACTCCAAAATTCCCATTTACAGCATATACCTTTCGAAAACTTAGATGTGATTCGGAATAGACCCATCTATTTAAATCTGAAAACAATTTACGAAAAAATTGTGTACCAACATCGCGGCGGATATTGTTATGAAGTGAATGGTTTATTTCATGCATTATTATGTGATTTGGGCTATGATGCGCACCTCGTTTCCGCGACTGTATTAAGACAAACAGGTAAATGGGCCAAAGCGGATACCCATGTAGCCATTCTCGTTAATCTGGAAGATGAACCTTACTTAGTTGATGTTGGATTTGGCGCAGCCACGCCTCGCCTACCGATACCGCTGAACGGTGATAAAAAAACGGATGTAACTGCTACGTATTCAATTTCAAAATTTGACGATGGGTTATTTGATTTGGTCTATGAAGTCGATAACGAGAAAAGGATATTGTATCGATTTAATAATGAGCCTAAAAATCTACTGGACTTTCATGAGGGATGCATATTTAACCAAGTTTCAAAAGACTCTACATTTACGCACCAGGATATTGTTACAAAAGCGACACCAACTGGTAGGGTTACGCTAACAAATCACACAGTAACGATTATTGAAAATGATCAGCGGGAAAAAGTTAATCTGTCTGAATCTGAAAAACTGCAAGCTTTAAAGGATTTATTTAATATACAATTATGA
- a CDS encoding ABC transporter permease, producing MIAFTKRNILLYFRDKTAVFFSLLAVIILIVLYVLFLGDLTSKGLPDFPAKKQLLTSWFISGILAVASMTTTLGSFGILVEDRANNRIMDFYSSPISRTKLVGGYISSALFIGLFMCTFTFVVAEIFLLLSGEPLLTFDKSILLVGVILLAVVSSASMVLLVVSFFKSSNAFAAASTIIGTLLGFLAGIYIPIGTLPDYLQTIVKFFPVSHSAALFRQILMENSIVDAFSNAPMTLRETFLFDMGVTYKIYGEPWTKLFSVFYLIGTTILFFILSLLIINRKRK from the coding sequence ATGATCGCCTTCACTAAACGTAATATTTTATTATATTTCCGCGATAAAACGGCTGTTTTCTTCTCTCTTCTGGCAGTCATCATTCTAATCGTCTTGTACGTTTTATTTTTGGGCGATTTGACATCGAAAGGATTACCCGACTTTCCTGCAAAAAAACAATTACTTACGTCTTGGTTCATCTCGGGAATTTTAGCGGTCGCTTCTATGACAACCACTTTGGGTTCTTTCGGGATTCTAGTTGAAGATCGAGCTAATAATCGTATCATGGATTTTTACTCTTCACCTATTTCACGGACTAAGTTGGTTGGGGGTTATATTTCAAGCGCATTGTTTATTGGTTTATTCATGTGCACGTTTACTTTCGTTGTGGCAGAAATTTTTCTTTTACTATCTGGAGAACCTCTACTGACATTTGATAAATCAATCTTGTTAGTAGGTGTAATCCTATTAGCAGTCGTTTCAAGTGCCTCAATGGTTCTTCTAGTCGTCTCTTTTTTCAAGTCATCCAATGCATTTGCCGCAGCAAGTACCATTATCGGGACGCTTCTTGGATTTTTAGCGGGTATCTATATTCCGATAGGTACATTACCAGACTATCTTCAAACTATCGTAAAATTTTTTCCTGTCTCCCATTCTGCCGCTTTGTTTAGACAAATCCTAATGGAAAATTCAATTGTTGATGCTTTTTCAAATGCACCAATGACCCTCAGAGAAACCTTTCTTTTCGATATGGGGGTTACTTATAAAATTTACGGAGAACCATGGACTAAGTTATTTAGCGTTTTTTATTTAATCGGGACGACCATTCTGTTTTTTATTCTTTCGCTTCTTATAATCAATCGTAAACGAAAATAG
- a CDS encoding DUF948 domain-containing protein, protein MEMDLVGIGVLLIGIAFLVLAIYFSRVLNNLAGVIRGVDKTVDQLPNQLDKILHESGNLLHNSNDTLADVNEKLETLTPYFKIVGDVGESTRTLSSSLVDATKSAKKKLENVDPEIQNKRLGGVYGTVALGYYLFQRRNDIKREIPKKSTRKLYDVGEKKAMEIEQMKVQSRLENTKNNV, encoded by the coding sequence ATGGAAATGGATTTAGTTGGAATCGGCGTATTACTTATAGGAATTGCTTTTTTAGTATTAGCCATTTACTTTTCGCGCGTATTAAATAATTTAGCTGGCGTGATTCGCGGTGTAGATAAGACAGTTGATCAACTTCCAAATCAACTTGATAAAATACTCCATGAAAGTGGGAATTTACTTCACAATAGCAACGATACATTAGCTGATGTTAATGAAAAGCTGGAAACTTTAACACCCTATTTCAAGATAGTAGGAGATGTAGGTGAATCAACACGTACATTATCATCGTCTCTTGTAGATGCTACTAAATCAGCAAAAAAGAAGTTGGAGAACGTGGACCCAGAGATTCAAAATAAACGATTAGGCGGAGTATACGGTACCGTTGCGCTTGGTTATTATTTGTTTCAAAGACGCAATGATATAAAACGTGAAATACCTAAAAAGTCCACACGAAAACTATATGATGTAGGCGAGAAAAAGGCAATGGAAATCGAACAAATGAAAGTACAATCCAGATTGGAGAACACAAAAAATAACGTGTAG
- a CDS encoding DUF948 domain-containing protein: MGLLEIGVLIIGIAFAVLVLFLIKPIKKLTDVLDNLKKTTEKLPESFVTITDQTTSVLQEGNKTIENVNDQVKELRPIFEIVGDVGEASQELSHSTLQKTIALKQKTSNAVEFANRKKYEGLFGLLSMIYYLNQNKNILKEKISKTK, from the coding sequence ATGGGCTTGTTGGAAATTGGCGTACTTATTATCGGTATAGCATTTGCGGTTCTTGTGCTATTTCTAATAAAACCGATAAAAAAACTGACCGATGTACTGGATAATTTGAAAAAGACTACAGAAAAATTACCAGAGTCTTTTGTTACGATTACCGATCAAACGACTTCAGTTTTGCAAGAAGGGAACAAAACAATTGAAAATGTGAATGATCAAGTAAAAGAATTAAGACCGATTTTTGAAATTGTAGGAGATGTCGGTGAAGCATCACAAGAGTTATCGCATAGCACCCTACAAAAAACAATTGCATTAAAACAAAAAACGTCCAATGCCGTTGAATTTGCAAATCGAAAAAAATATGAAGGGTTATTTGGATTATTATCTATGATTTATTATTTGAACCAGAATAAGAATATCCTGAAAGAAAAAATTTCAAAAACAAAATAA
- a CDS encoding glycerate kinase — MKIIIAPDSFKGSLTAMQAANAMKEGIHLYDASINIKVLPAADGGEGTMDSLIGATSGTITTHCVFGPLGKMIHADYGVLGDEETCVIEFAEASGLMLVGEHERNPLLASSYGTGQLIVHALDAGYRRFIIGLGGSSTNDAGTGMLKALGMKFLDRTGNELPQGGGALGGLHSIDLNFFDRRIAECNFIIASDVDNPLVGHNGASYVFGPQKGANSETVKILDDNLRNFSTITEKMTGISLRDKSGAGAAGGAGGAFQAFFPSEMKRGIDVVLEAISFESHIEDTDLILTGEGKTDAQTFSGKTPFGIAEIANTHDKPVILVSGLVDEESRELLKPIFTEVHSVVGEGVTGEESMNESFLHLKMKTYHVIKNYLTR, encoded by the coding sequence TTGAAGATCATAATCGCACCAGATTCGTTTAAAGGAAGTTTAACGGCAATGCAAGCAGCGAATGCGATGAAGGAAGGAATTCATCTATATGATGCTTCGATAAATATAAAGGTATTGCCTGCGGCTGATGGCGGGGAAGGGACGATGGATAGTTTAATCGGGGCTACTTCCGGAACAATAACTACCCACTGCGTATTTGGTCCATTGGGAAAGATGATCCATGCCGATTATGGTGTCCTTGGTGACGAAGAAACATGCGTCATTGAATTTGCTGAAGCATCCGGTTTGATGTTAGTTGGTGAGCATGAACGTAATCCGCTTCTTGCATCCTCTTACGGAACGGGTCAGTTGATCGTTCATGCACTAGATGCAGGTTATCGAAGGTTCATCATTGGTCTTGGGGGCAGTAGCACCAATGACGCAGGAACAGGGATGTTGAAAGCATTAGGCATGAAATTTCTTGACCGGACAGGCAATGAATTACCTCAAGGAGGCGGCGCATTAGGTGGACTACATAGCATTGACCTTAACTTTTTTGATAGGCGAATAGCCGAGTGTAATTTTATCATTGCTTCAGATGTTGATAATCCACTTGTTGGACATAATGGCGCTTCTTATGTATTTGGACCACAAAAAGGTGCAAACAGCGAAACTGTTAAAATACTGGATGATAACCTGAGGAATTTTTCGACAATCACTGAAAAGATGACCGGAATTAGTTTGCGTGATAAATCTGGTGCTGGAGCCGCCGGAGGAGCGGGCGGGGCGTTTCAAGCATTTTTCCCTTCTGAAATGAAGCGTGGAATTGATGTGGTTCTGGAAGCGATATCTTTTGAAAGCCATATTGAGGATACTGACCTAATATTAACTGGTGAAGGAAAGACAGATGCACAAACATTTTCGGGGAAAACCCCATTCGGCATAGCGGAAATTGCAAATACGCATGACAAACCGGTAATTTTGGTTTCCGGACTTGTGGATGAAGAAAGTAGGGAATTATTGAAACCTATATTTACTGAAGTTCATTCGGTCGTAGGGGAAGGCGTTACAGGAGAAGAATCCATGAATGAATCGTTCCTTCACTTAAAGATGAAAACATATCATGTGATTAAGAATTATTTAACCCGTTAA
- a CDS encoding DUF948 domain-containing protein encodes MLVNIGVFLIAISFLLVAIYVAKLLLRTSTVISTLGSTTAEVETKLDKMITEMEATIVEMNVTAIDIDQKLASTNELFLAIQDVGDTTATITGALESRTDKYATDKSLRGTKPFVRAIQYGEFSFGLIRSWRKGKEASL; translated from the coding sequence ATGCTCGTTAATATTGGCGTATTTCTGATTGCAATTTCGTTTCTACTCGTTGCAATTTATGTCGCAAAGCTTCTCTTAAGAACATCTACAGTTATTTCTACGCTTGGATCAACAACCGCTGAAGTTGAAACAAAGTTGGATAAAATGATTACTGAGATGGAAGCGACAATTGTAGAGATGAATGTGACGGCAATTGATATTGATCAAAAACTTGCCTCTACGAATGAATTATTTCTGGCGATTCAAGATGTAGGGGATACTACTGCAACTATAACCGGGGCGTTGGAATCTAGAACCGATAAATATGCAACTGATAAATCTTTACGCGGAACAAAGCCGTTCGTACGCGCAATACAATATGGAGAATTTAGTTTTGGTCTTATTCGCTCTTGGAGAAAAGGCAAGGAAGCATCATTATGA
- a CDS encoding peptide MFS transporter, translating to MSKFTKQEIVESVPQKGFFGHPRGLFTLFFTEFWERFSYYGMRAILVFYMYYEVTNGGLGLDRTVALSIMSIYGSLVYMSGIIGGWLADRIFGTSKAVFYGGIFIMLGHLVLAIPGNITMFFISMVLIVIGTGLLKPNVSSVVGDIYSETDNRRDAGFSIFYMGINMGGFIAPLIVGSLMKTSFHLGFGVAALGMFLGLVMFVLTKKKNLGLAGTQVANPLAPGEKKKVYTTFAISAIVLAVLIAISIPLGWLTFNSFIAIVGILGFLIPAAYFVVMYRSPKTNDVERSRIIAFIPLFLASVMFWAIAEQGSTILALYADTRTNLNVMGFQISPAWFQSFNPLFIITLAPFFAWLWVRLGDRQPSIPQKFSLGLLFAGLSFIVILLPGYLGGSDALVSPLWLILSIFMVVLGELCLSPVGLSATTKLAPAAFSAQTMSLWFLSNAAAQGLNAQLVKFYSPETEMLYFGIIGGTAIALSILLYFISPLIQRYMKGVR from the coding sequence GTGTCTAAGTTTACGAAGCAAGAAATTGTCGAAAGTGTCCCACAAAAAGGTTTTTTTGGACACCCCAGAGGTTTATTCACTTTATTCTTTACTGAGTTCTGGGAACGCTTCTCATATTATGGAATGAGAGCTATCCTCGTATTCTATATGTACTATGAAGTGACGAACGGCGGACTTGGATTAGATAGAACAGTTGCCTTGTCAATCATGTCTATATATGGATCACTCGTCTATATGTCTGGGATCATCGGTGGTTGGCTCGCCGACCGGATATTTGGTACTTCGAAAGCTGTATTCTACGGTGGTATTTTCATTATGTTGGGCCACTTAGTACTTGCAATTCCCGGTAATATTACAATGTTTTTCATATCAATGGTATTAATCGTAATTGGAACAGGTTTATTAAAACCGAACGTCTCAAGTGTTGTTGGCGATATCTATTCTGAAACCGACAACCGACGCGATGCAGGATTCAGCATCTTCTATATGGGTATTAACATGGGTGGATTCATAGCCCCACTTATCGTTGGTAGTTTGATGAAGACAAGCTTCCACCTCGGTTTCGGTGTGGCAGCATTAGGTATGTTCTTGGGACTTGTCATGTTTGTCTTGACAAAGAAAAAGAATCTAGGACTCGCTGGAACACAAGTTGCAAATCCATTGGCACCTGGTGAGAAGAAAAAAGTGTATACAACTTTCGCAATTTCGGCGATTGTTCTTGCAGTGCTTATTGCAATTTCAATTCCTCTTGGCTGGTTAACTTTCAATTCGTTTATCGCAATTGTCGGAATCCTTGGTTTTCTAATTCCAGCGGCATATTTTGTTGTTATGTACAGAAGCCCGAAAACGAACGATGTGGAACGTTCACGGATTATTGCATTTATCCCACTCTTCTTAGCATCTGTTATGTTTTGGGCTATAGCGGAGCAAGGGTCAACAATTCTTGCACTTTATGCGGATACACGAACGAACTTAAATGTTATGGGATTCCAAATTTCCCCGGCATGGTTCCAATCGTTTAACCCGCTATTCATAATTACACTTGCACCATTTTTCGCTTGGTTATGGGTAAGACTCGGTGATCGACAACCTTCAATTCCACAAAAGTTTTCATTAGGATTACTGTTTGCAGGTTTGTCGTTTATTGTTATCTTGCTACCAGGTTATTTAGGCGGGTCGGATGCACTTGTTAGTCCACTTTGGCTAATCCTTAGTATTTTCATGGTCGTGTTAGGTGAATTATGCTTATCACCTGTTGGATTGTCTGCAACAACAAAACTTGCACCAGCGGCATTCTCGGCACAGACGATGAGTCTTTGGTTTTTATCGAATGCAGCTGCACAAGGTTTAAACGCGCAACTTGTTAAATTTTATTCACCGGAAACTGAAATGTTGTATTTCGGTATTATCGGAGGAACTGCAATTGCACTAAGTATCTTGCTGTACTTCATTTCTCCATTGATCCAGCGCTATATGAAAGGTGTACGTTAA
- a CDS encoding LytTR family DNA-binding domain-containing protein: protein MNIDIKIDECEDYEKIEVLIKCPQIDDRILRLIEHLKKNEILITGKRNGQAYSLLTKDLYYIESVDNKTFLYQQKEVYESDLKLYEIERIVDGTSFIRISKNLIVNTSHIESVRALFNGRFEATLMNHEKVIINRHYVKGFKSKYLT, encoded by the coding sequence ATGAACATCGATATCAAAATTGACGAATGTGAGGACTACGAAAAAATCGAAGTATTAATTAAATGTCCTCAAATAGATGATAGGATTTTAAGACTGATTGAACACCTTAAGAAAAATGAAATCCTAATTACCGGTAAAAGAAATGGTCAGGCCTATTCCCTACTTACTAAAGATTTGTATTACATCGAATCTGTAGACAATAAAACTTTTCTTTATCAACAAAAAGAAGTCTATGAAAGTGATCTAAAACTATACGAGATTGAACGAATAGTAGACGGAACAAGTTTTATCCGCATTAGCAAGAACTTAATTGTAAATACGTCGCATATCGAAAGTGTTCGCGCATTATTTAATGGAAGATTCGAAGCAACATTGATGAACCACGAAAAAGTAATTATCAATCGGCATTATGTCAAAGGTTTTAAATCGAAATATCTTACATAG
- a CDS encoding DUF1646 family protein, which yields MMVSLIIVLILVLFVPFLSKTVERNLEVFLFLMGVAAVLVSHVLDSTLLIKVFNDPLKISFAVLIAGFLFKWFQAPIEKVILGLSKAMPLRLFLLLTVITLGLVSSVITAIIAAIVLVTIVSVLRLDRKSEVRFVVLACYSIGLGAVLTPIGEPLSTIATSKLEEDFFYLLQLIGPEVVPGVIVFGVLAAVLIKPSKKFNKSFIKHKTESYSDIIIRGFKVYLFVMALTLLGAGFEPFIEKYLLNLNPLVLYWINMISAVLDNATLAAAEISPAMEVPTIQAILLGLLVSGGMLIPGNIPNIIAAGKLSITSIEWARFAVPIGLLTMVAYFIVILTIA from the coding sequence ATAATGGTTAGTTTAATTATCGTTTTGATCCTTGTGTTATTTGTTCCGTTTTTATCGAAAACTGTTGAGCGCAACTTGGAAGTTTTTTTGTTTCTTATGGGCGTAGCCGCAGTACTTGTCAGTCATGTCCTGGACTCAACTTTGCTTATTAAAGTTTTCAACGATCCATTAAAGATATCGTTTGCAGTTCTAATTGCCGGTTTTTTATTTAAGTGGTTTCAGGCACCTATTGAAAAAGTTATTCTAGGTTTAAGTAAAGCAATGCCGTTAAGGTTGTTCCTCCTATTAACAGTAATCACGCTCGGACTTGTTTCGAGTGTAATTACCGCAATCATTGCCGCGATTGTACTCGTAACGATTGTTAGCGTTCTACGTCTCGATCGAAAATCTGAAGTACGCTTTGTCGTATTAGCTTGTTATTCTATCGGTCTTGGCGCGGTGTTAACACCCATCGGAGAACCTTTATCGACAATTGCAACGAGTAAGTTAGAAGAAGACTTTTTCTATTTACTGCAATTGATTGGTCCTGAAGTTGTTCCAGGCGTTATTGTATTCGGAGTGCTTGCCGCGGTCCTCATTAAACCAAGTAAAAAATTCAACAAATCCTTCATAAAACATAAAACTGAATCCTACTCGGATATAATCATTCGCGGTTTTAAAGTGTATTTATTTGTGATGGCTTTAACACTGCTCGGAGCTGGTTTCGAGCCATTTATCGAAAAATACTTACTGAACTTAAACCCGCTTGTTCTTTATTGGATTAATATGATCTCAGCTGTTTTGGATAATGCGACTTTGGCAGCTGCTGAGATTAGTCCCGCTATGGAAGTTCCAACTATACAAGCAATTCTATTAGGACTGCTAGTAAGCGGTGGGATGTTAATACCTGGGAACATTCCAAACATTATTGCTGCTGGGAAGCTATCGATTACAAGTATTGAATGGGCGCGTTTCGCCGTTCCAATTGGTTTACTAACAATGGTTGCTTATTTCATTGTCATTCTTACAATTGCCTAA
- a CDS encoding ABC transporter ATP-binding protein: MNKVIEVNGLSKSYGKVQAVKDICFYVEEGALFSFLGTNGAGKSTTISILLTLLKQDKGEVKVKGYTVGRHDNKIRQEIGVVFQDSLLDPLLTVKENLEIRGSFYGMSKKEKSKAIKRVTTLTGLQSFVNRPYGNLSGGERRRTDIARALIHNPSILIMDEPTTGLDAQSRKNIWNTIIQLQNETKMTVFLTTHYIEEAANSDYVVVMKKGEIIAKGTPEHLKNEYASDKLLLTAINDIDMRKILDAEKIEYSVEKSFFYLPLQETKSAIPFLAKHVDLISSFEVRKSSLDDVFLAINGKDVELDDRLH, translated from the coding sequence ATGAATAAAGTTATCGAAGTAAATGGCTTGTCAAAATCATATGGAAAAGTGCAGGCGGTAAAAGACATATGCTTTTATGTTGAAGAAGGTGCCTTATTCTCATTTCTAGGAACAAACGGGGCCGGAAAGTCAACAACCATTTCGATATTACTTACGTTACTGAAACAAGATAAAGGCGAAGTTAAAGTGAAAGGATACACAGTCGGAAGACATGACAATAAGATTCGTCAGGAAATCGGAGTCGTTTTCCAAGATAGCCTTTTAGATCCTCTATTAACAGTTAAAGAAAATTTAGAAATTCGCGGTTCATTTTATGGGATGTCAAAAAAAGAAAAGAGTAAAGCGATTAAACGGGTAACAACTTTGACAGGTTTGCAATCATTTGTAAACAGGCCCTACGGGAATTTATCGGGCGGTGAGAGAAGAAGAACAGATATCGCTCGAGCGCTTATTCATAACCCATCAATCCTAATAATGGATGAACCGACAACTGGACTCGATGCACAAAGTCGTAAAAACATTTGGAACACAATTATCCAGCTACAAAATGAAACAAAAATGACGGTTTTTCTAACAACGCATTACATTGAAGAAGCTGCAAATTCTGATTATGTAGTTGTCATGAAAAAGGGAGAAATCATTGCGAAAGGGACCCCCGAACATTTAAAAAATGAGTACGCTTCGGATAAGTTACTACTGACGGCCATTAACGATATTGATATGAGAAAAATTCTGGATGCGGAAAAAATCGAATACTCAGTAGAAAAATCTTTCTTCTATCTTCCTCTCCAAGAAACAAAGTCAGCAATTCCATTTCTAGCGAAACATGTAGATTTAATCTCTTCATTTGAAGTGAGAAAATCAAGTTTGGATGATGTATTTCTTGCCATTAATGGAAAGGATGTGGAATTAGATGATCGCCTTCACTAA
- a CDS encoding PepSY domain-containing protein, translating to MCLTRKGNSMTNNYWNHQPYNRYSRISIEDAMSIAMSQIQGEIVKVELDTENGRLVYEVDVVTMQGIKYELEIDAQTGRITKIKRD from the coding sequence ATGTGTTTGACAAGAAAGGGGAATAGTATGACGAACAATTACTGGAATCATCAGCCATACAATCGGTATAGTAGAATTTCTATTGAGGATGCAATGAGTATTGCTATGTCACAAATACAGGGCGAAATTGTGAAAGTTGAACTGGATACTGAAAATGGCAGGCTGGTATATGAGGTAGACGTTGTTACTATGCAAGGTATTAAGTATGAACTAGAGATTGATGCTCAAACAGGCCGAATTACAAAAATAAAACGTGATTAG